Proteins encoded in a region of the Panthera tigris isolate Pti1 chromosome B2, P.tigris_Pti1_mat1.1, whole genome shotgun sequence genome:
- the YIPF3 gene encoding protein YIPF3 isoform X2 produces MATTAAPAGGARSGAGPEWGGFEENIQGGGSAVIDMENMDDTSGSSFEDMGELHQRLREEEVDADAAAAEEEDGEFLGMKGFKGQLSRQVADQMWQAGKRQASRAFSLYANIDILRPYFDVEPAQVRSRLLESMIPIKMVNFPQKIAGELYGPLMLVFTLVAILLHGMKTSDTIIREGTLMGTAIGTCFGYWLGVSSFIYFLAYLCNAQITMLQMLALLGYGLFGHCIVLFITYNIHLHALFYLFWLLVGGLSTLRMGSWTRWKAPTSRLCRGSPETSLPRSLLLGFLPPCSMPQPRLLW; encoded by the exons ATGGCAACTACAGCGGCGCCGGCCGGCGGCGCCCGAAGCGGGGCTGGTCCGGAATGGGGAGGGTTCGAAGAAAACATCCAG GGTGGAGGCTCAGCTGTGATTGACATGGAGAACATGGATGATACCTCAGGCTCCAGCTTCGAGGACATGGGTGAGTTGCATCAGCGCCTGCGCGAGGAAGAAGTAGATGCCGATGCAGCTGCTGCGGAAGAGGAGGATGGGGAGTTCCTGGGCATGAAGGGCTTCAAGGGACAGCTGAGCCGGCAGGTGGCTGATCAG ATGTGGCAGGCAGGGAAGAGACAAGCCTCCAGGGCCTTCAGCTTGTACGCCAACATCGACATCCTGAGACCCTACTTTGATGTGGAGCCTGCCCAGGTGCGAAGCAG gCTCCTGGAGTCCATGATCCCTATCAAGATGGTCAACTTCCCCCAG AAAATCGCAGGTGAACTCTATGGACCTCTCATGCTGGTCTTCACGCTGGTTGCCATCCTCCTCCATGGGATGAAGACATCTGACACCATTATT CGGGAGGGCACCCTGATGGGTACAGCCATTGGCACCTGCTTCGGCTACTGGCTGGGTGTCTCGTCTTTCATTTACTTCCTCGCCTACCTGTGCAACGCCCAGATCACCATGCTCCAGATGCTGGCATTGCTG GGCTATGGCCTCTTTGGGCACTGCATTGTCCTGTTCATCACCTATAACATCCACCTCCATGCCCTCTTCTACCTCTTCTGGTTGCTGGTGGGTGGACTGTCTACTCTACGCATG GGATCCTGGACACGCTGGAAGGCCCCAACATCCCGCCTATGCAGAGGGTCCCCAGAGACATCCCTGCCGCGCTCCCTGCTGCTAGGCTTCCTGCCACCGTGCTCAATGCCACAGCCAAGGCTGTTATGGTGA
- the TJAP1 gene encoding tight junction-associated protein 1 isoform X1, translating to MTSAAPAKKPYRKAPPEHRELRLEVPGSRLEQEEPLTDAERMKLLQQENEELRRRLASATRRTEALERELEIGQDCLELELGQSREELDKFKDKFRRLQNSYTASQRTNQELEDKLHTLASLSHSWIFAIKKAEMDRKTLDWEIVELTNKLLDAKNTINKLEELNERYRLDCNLAVQLLKCNKSHFRNHKFADLPCELQDMVRKHLHSGQEAASPGPAPSPMPGAVVPTSVIARVLEKPESLLLNSAQSGSAGRPLAEDVFVHVDMSGGGPGDPASPPAPGSPTSQPNGECRSLGTAGGSPEEELPLPAFEKLSPYPTPSPPHPLYPGRKVIEFSEDKVRIPRNSPLPNCTYATRQAISLSLVEEGGERARPSPVPSSPASAQTSPRHEPSPVPPALSAPASSASSEEDLLASWQRAFVDRTPPPAAVAQRTAFGRDALPDLQRHFALSPADRDEEVLAPSSPPGESGLLLPTEADSGLPREEEEELNLPISPEEERQSLLPGDNGTDQGPVTSHTDGRAWALPSSSRPQRSPKRMGVHHLHRKDSLTQAQEQGNLLN from the exons ATGACCAGTGCAGCCCCTGCTAAGAAACCGTACCGTAAGGCCCCACCTGAGCATCGGGAGTTGCGGCTGGAGGTTCCTGGATCCCGGCTGGAGCAGGAG GAGCCCCTGACCGATGCAGAGAGGATGAA GCTGTTGCAGCAGGAGAACGAGGAGCTCCGCCGGCGCCTGGCCTCAGCCACCAGGCGCACCGAGGCCCTGGAGCGCGAGCTGGAGATCGGGCAGGACTGCTTGGAGCTGGAGCTGGGCCAGAGCCGCGAGGAGCTGGACAAATTTAAGGACAAGTTCCGCAG GCTTCAGAACAGCTACACGGCTTCCCAGAGGACCAACCAGGAGTTGGAGGACAAGCTGCACACACTG GCCTCTCTTAGCCACAGCTGGATCTTTGCA ATCAAGAAAGCGGAGATGGACAGGAAGACACTGGACTGGGAGATCGTGGAGCTGACCAACAAGCTGCTGGACGCCAAGAACACCATCAACAAGCTGGAGGAGCTCAAT GAGCGGTACCGGCTGGACTGCAACCTGGCTGTGCAGCTCCTCAAGTGCAACAAGTCCCACTTCCGCAACCACAAGTTCGCCGAT CTGCCCTGTGAGCTACAGGACATGGTTCGGAAACATCTGCACAGTGGTCAAGAGGCTGccagcccgggccctgcccctAGCCCGATGCCAGGGGCTGTGGTACCCACCTCGGTCATTGCCCGGGTATTAGAGAAGCCAGAGTCTCTACTGCTCAACTCAGCCCAGTCAGGCAGTGCCGGGCGCCCCTTGGCCGAGGATGTCTTTGTGCACGTGGACATGAGTGGGGGGGGCCCGGGTGACCCAGccagtcccccagcccctggcagccccACCTCACAACCCAATGGGGAATGTCGCTCCCTGGGCACTGCTGGGGGCTCCCCAGAGGAGGAGTTGCCCCTGCCAGCCTTTGAGAAGCTgagcccctaccccaccccatcTCCACCACACCCGCTGTATCCTGGCCGCAAGGTAATCGAGTTCTCTGAGGATAAGGTGCGAATCCCCCGCAACAGCCCCCTGCCCAACTGCACTTACGCCACCCGCCAGGCCATTTCCCTGAGCCTGGTGGAGGAGGGCGGTGAGCGGGCCCGCCCCAGCCCAGTGCCCAGTAGCCCTGCCTCAGCCCAGACCTCCCCCCGCCACGAGCCCAGCCCTGTCCCCCCAGCACTCAGTGCCCCGGCCAGCTCTGCCAGCTCTGAGGAGGACCTGCTAGCCAGCTGGCAGCGGGCATTTGTGGACCGCACTCCACCCCCGGCCGCTGTGGCCCAGCGCACAGCCTTTGGACGTGATGCCCTCCCTGACCTGCAGCGCCACTTTGCTCTTAGCCCCGCTGACAGAGATGAGGAGGTTCTGGCGCCTTCTTCCCCACCTGGTGAGAGTGGGCTTTTGCTGCCAACAGAAGCTGATTCTGGCCTtcccagggaggaggaagaagagctgAACCTGCCCATCAGCCCTGAGGAAGAACGCCAGAGTCTGCTGCCCGGTGATAATGGCACAGATCAGGGGCCTGTCACTTCCCACACTGACGGCAGGGCCTGGGCACTCCCCAGCTCCAGCCGTCCCCAGCGCAGCCCCAAGAGGATGGGGGTGCACCACCTTCACCGCAAGGACAGCCTGACCCAGGCCCAAGAGCAGGGCAACCTGCTCAACTAG
- the LRRC73 gene encoding leucine-rich repeat-containing protein 73 — protein sequence MLPSSIQISGEPLSGAEVRDICRGLRDNAVRLLSLRGCRLCDRDFGRICRALAGATSLAQLNLNLGVVSSPSRIKQLAEALRTNRSIQSLFLHGSPLTDAGLALLNPALALHPALVALDLGDCMLGDEAINLICGLLPPDGAKSGLKELTLSANPGITPKGWSRLAIAVAHSSQVRVLNLDYNPLGDHVAGMLAVAVASSRTLEVLDLEGTGLTNQSAQTLLDMVENYPTALRSLVLAENSISPELQQQICDLLSEGEEEEEVAGGAGDTQERERGREPAAHQRSSSSWMCPSDPSSQMVLMTSGLGDSLLAETEM from the exons ATGCTGCCCAGCTCCATCCAGATTTCGGGGGAACCGCTGTCAGGCGCCGAGGTGCGGGACATCTGCCGCGGCCTGCGCGACAACGCCGTGCGCCTGCTCTCACTGCGCGGCTGCCGCCTCTGCGACCGCGACTTCGGCCGCATCTGCCGGGCCCTGGCCGGGGCCACGTCCCTGGCGCAGCTCAACCTTAACCTAGGCGTCGTGTCCAGTCCCAGCCGCATCAAGCAGCTGGCAGAGGCGCTGCGGACCAACCGCTCCATCCAGTCCCTCTT CCTACATGGGAGTCCCCTGACAGATGCAGGGCTGGCCTTGCTGAACCCAGCCCTGGCCCTCCACCCTGCCCTTGTGGCTCTGGACCTGGGGGACTGCATGCTGGGTGATGAAGCCATCAACCTCATCTGTGGCCTCCTCCCCCCAGATGGAGCCAAGTCAG GCTTGAAGGAGCTAACGCTGAGTGCCAACCCTGGCATCACCCCTAAGGGCTGGAGCCGCCTCGCGATTGCTGTGGCCCACAGCTCCCAGGTCCGCGTCCTCAATCTGGACTACAACCCCCTGG GTGACCATGTGGCAGGGATGCTGGCTGTAGCTGTGGCCTCCAGCCGCACCTTAGAGGTCCTAGACTTGGAGGGCACAGGGCTCACCAACCAGTCAGCTCAG ACCCTGCTGGACATGGTAGAAAATTACCCCACGGCCTTGCGGAGCCTGGTGTTGGCTGAGAACAGCATTAGCCCAGAGCTGCAGCAACAGATCTGTGACCTCCTctcagagggagaggaggaggaggaggtggcggGAGGGGCTGGCGACACCCAGGAACGAGAGAGAGGGCGGGAGCCTGCTGCCCACCAGAGGAGCAGCAGCTCCTGGATGTGCCCCAGTG ATCCCAGCTCTCAGATGGTGCTCATGACTTCAGGACTCGGTGACAGTCTGTTGGCTGAGACCGAGATGTGA
- the YIPF3 gene encoding protein YIPF3 (The RefSeq protein has 1 substitution compared to this genomic sequence) — protein MENMDDTSGSSFEDMGELHQRLREEEVHADAAAAEEEDGEFLGMKGFKGQLSRQVADQMWQAGKRQASRAFSLYANIDILRPYFDVEPAQVRSRLLESMIPIKMVNFPQKIAGELYGPLMLVFTLVAILLHGMKTSDTIIREGTLMGTAIGTCFGYWLGVSSFIYFLAYLCNAQITMLQMLALLGYGLFGHCIVLFITYNIHLHALFYLFWLLVGGLSTLRMVAVLVSRTVGPTQRLLLCGTLAALHMLFLLYLHFAYHKVVEGILDTLEGPNIPPMQRVPRDIPAALPAARLPATVLNATAKAVMVTLQSH, from the exons ATGGAGAACATGGATGATACCTCAGGCTCCAGCTTCGAGGACATGGGTGAGTTGCATCAGCGCCTGCGCGAGGAAGAAGTAGATGCCGATGCAGCTGCTGCGGAAGAGGAGGATGGGGAGTTCCTGGGCATGAAGGGCTTCAAGGGACAGCTGAGCCGGCAGGTGGCTGATCAG ATGTGGCAGGCAGGGAAGAGACAAGCCTCCAGGGCCTTCAGCTTGTACGCCAACATCGACATCCTGAGACCCTACTTTGATGTGGAGCCTGCCCAGGTGCGAAGCAG gCTCCTGGAGTCCATGATCCCTATCAAGATGGTCAACTTCCCCCAG AAAATCGCAGGTGAACTCTATGGACCTCTCATGCTGGTCTTCACGCTGGTTGCCATCCTCCTCCATGGGATGAAGACATCTGACACCATTATT CGGGAGGGCACCCTGATGGGTACAGCCATTGGCACCTGCTTCGGCTACTGGCTGGGTGTCTCGTCTTTCATTTACTTCCTCGCCTACCTGTGCAACGCCCAGATCACCATGCTCCAGATGCTGGCATTGCTG GGCTATGGCCTCTTTGGGCACTGCATTGTCCTGTTCATCACCTATAACATCCACCTCCATGCCCTCTTCTACCTCTTCTGGTTGCTGGTGGGTGGACTGTCTACTCTACGCATG GTGGCAGTGTTGGTGTCACGGACTGTGGGCCCCACACAGCGGCTGCTCCTCTGTGGCACCCTGGCCGCCCTACACATGCTTTTCCTGCTCTATCTGCATTTTGCCTACCACAAGGTGGTAGAGG GGATCCTGGACACGCTGGAAGGCCCCAACATCCCGCCTATGCAGAGGGTCCCCAGAGACATCCCTGCCGCGCTCCCTGCTGCTAGGCTTCCTGCCACCGTGCTCAATGCCACAGCCAAGGCTGTTATGGTGACCCTGCAGTCACACTGA
- the POLR1C gene encoding DNA-directed RNA polymerases I and III subunit RPAC1 isoform X2, translating into MVGIDAAIANAFRRILLAEVPTMAVEKVLVYNNTSIVQDEILAHRLGLIPIHADPRLFEYRNQGDEEGTEIDTLQFRLQVRCTRNPHAAKDSSDPNELYVNHKVYTRHMTWVPLGNQADLFPEGTIRPVHDDILIAQLRPGQEIDLLMHCVKGIGKDHAKFSPVATASYRLLPDITLLEPVEGDAAEELRRCFSPGVIEVQEVQGKKVARVANPRLDTFSREVFRNEKLKKVVRLARVRDHYIFSVESTGVLPPEVLVSEAIKVLMGKCQRFLDELDAVQMD; encoded by the exons ATGGTGGGAATTGATGCAGCCATTGCCAATGCTTTTCGGCGCATTTTATTAGCTGAG GTGCCAACCATGGCTGTGGAAAAGGTCCTGGTGTACAACAACACGTCCATTGTCCAGGATGAGATCCTTGCTCATCGCTTGGGGCTCATTCCCATTCATGCTGATCCCCGTCTTTTTGAATATCGGAACCaag GAGACGAAGAAGGTACAGAGATAGATACTCTACAGTTTCGGCTTCAGGTCAGGTGCACTCGGAACCCCCACGCTGCTAAAGATTCCTCTGACCCCAATGAACTCTATGTGAACCATAAAG TGTACACCAGGCACATGACATGGGTGCCCCTGGGGAATCAGGCTGACCTCTTCCCAGAGGGCACGATCAGACCAGTGCATGATGATATTCTCATCGCTCAGCTACGGCCTGGCCAGGAGATTGACTTACTCATGCACTGTGTCAAGGGCATTG GCAAGGATCATGCCAAGTTTTCACCTGTGGCAACAGCCAGTTACAGGCTTCTGCCAGACATCACCCTGCTTGAGCCTGTGGAAGGGGATGCAGCGGAGGAGCTGAGGCGGTGCTTCTCGCCTGGTGTTATTGAGGTGCAGGAAGTCCAAG GTAAAAAGGTGGCCAGAGTTGCCAATCCCCGGCTAGATACCTTCAGCAGAGAAGTGTTCCGGAACGAGAAGCTAAAGAAGGTTGTACGACTTGCTCGAGTTCGGGACCACTATATCT TTTCTGTCGAGTCAACAGGGGTGTTGCCACCAGAGGTGCTAGTGAGTGAAGCCATCAAGGTACTGATGGGGAAGTGCCAACGGTTCTTGGATGAACTAGATGCAGTTCAGATGGACTGA
- the TJAP1 gene encoding tight junction-associated protein 1 isoform X2 — MTSAAPAKKPYRKAPPEHRELRLEVPGSRLEQEEPLTDAERMKLLQQENEELRRRLASATRRTEALERELEIGQDCLELELGQSREELDKFKDKFRRLQNSYTASQRTNQELEDKLHTLIKKAEMDRKTLDWEIVELTNKLLDAKNTINKLEELNERYRLDCNLAVQLLKCNKSHFRNHKFADLPCELQDMVRKHLHSGQEAASPGPAPSPMPGAVVPTSVIARVLEKPESLLLNSAQSGSAGRPLAEDVFVHVDMSGGGPGDPASPPAPGSPTSQPNGECRSLGTAGGSPEEELPLPAFEKLSPYPTPSPPHPLYPGRKVIEFSEDKVRIPRNSPLPNCTYATRQAISLSLVEEGGERARPSPVPSSPASAQTSPRHEPSPVPPALSAPASSASSEEDLLASWQRAFVDRTPPPAAVAQRTAFGRDALPDLQRHFALSPADRDEEVLAPSSPPGESGLLLPTEADSGLPREEEEELNLPISPEEERQSLLPGDNGTDQGPVTSHTDGRAWALPSSSRPQRSPKRMGVHHLHRKDSLTQAQEQGNLLN, encoded by the exons ATGACCAGTGCAGCCCCTGCTAAGAAACCGTACCGTAAGGCCCCACCTGAGCATCGGGAGTTGCGGCTGGAGGTTCCTGGATCCCGGCTGGAGCAGGAG GAGCCCCTGACCGATGCAGAGAGGATGAA GCTGTTGCAGCAGGAGAACGAGGAGCTCCGCCGGCGCCTGGCCTCAGCCACCAGGCGCACCGAGGCCCTGGAGCGCGAGCTGGAGATCGGGCAGGACTGCTTGGAGCTGGAGCTGGGCCAGAGCCGCGAGGAGCTGGACAAATTTAAGGACAAGTTCCGCAG GCTTCAGAACAGCTACACGGCTTCCCAGAGGACCAACCAGGAGTTGGAGGACAAGCTGCACACACTG ATCAAGAAAGCGGAGATGGACAGGAAGACACTGGACTGGGAGATCGTGGAGCTGACCAACAAGCTGCTGGACGCCAAGAACACCATCAACAAGCTGGAGGAGCTCAAT GAGCGGTACCGGCTGGACTGCAACCTGGCTGTGCAGCTCCTCAAGTGCAACAAGTCCCACTTCCGCAACCACAAGTTCGCCGAT CTGCCCTGTGAGCTACAGGACATGGTTCGGAAACATCTGCACAGTGGTCAAGAGGCTGccagcccgggccctgcccctAGCCCGATGCCAGGGGCTGTGGTACCCACCTCGGTCATTGCCCGGGTATTAGAGAAGCCAGAGTCTCTACTGCTCAACTCAGCCCAGTCAGGCAGTGCCGGGCGCCCCTTGGCCGAGGATGTCTTTGTGCACGTGGACATGAGTGGGGGGGGCCCGGGTGACCCAGccagtcccccagcccctggcagccccACCTCACAACCCAATGGGGAATGTCGCTCCCTGGGCACTGCTGGGGGCTCCCCAGAGGAGGAGTTGCCCCTGCCAGCCTTTGAGAAGCTgagcccctaccccaccccatcTCCACCACACCCGCTGTATCCTGGCCGCAAGGTAATCGAGTTCTCTGAGGATAAGGTGCGAATCCCCCGCAACAGCCCCCTGCCCAACTGCACTTACGCCACCCGCCAGGCCATTTCCCTGAGCCTGGTGGAGGAGGGCGGTGAGCGGGCCCGCCCCAGCCCAGTGCCCAGTAGCCCTGCCTCAGCCCAGACCTCCCCCCGCCACGAGCCCAGCCCTGTCCCCCCAGCACTCAGTGCCCCGGCCAGCTCTGCCAGCTCTGAGGAGGACCTGCTAGCCAGCTGGCAGCGGGCATTTGTGGACCGCACTCCACCCCCGGCCGCTGTGGCCCAGCGCACAGCCTTTGGACGTGATGCCCTCCCTGACCTGCAGCGCCACTTTGCTCTTAGCCCCGCTGACAGAGATGAGGAGGTTCTGGCGCCTTCTTCCCCACCTGGTGAGAGTGGGCTTTTGCTGCCAACAGAAGCTGATTCTGGCCTtcccagggaggaggaagaagagctgAACCTGCCCATCAGCCCTGAGGAAGAACGCCAGAGTCTGCTGCCCGGTGATAATGGCACAGATCAGGGGCCTGTCACTTCCCACACTGACGGCAGGGCCTGGGCACTCCCCAGCTCCAGCCGTCCCCAGCGCAGCCCCAAGAGGATGGGGGTGCACCACCTTCACCGCAAGGACAGCCTGACCCAGGCCCAAGAGCAGGGCAACCTGCTCAACTAG
- the YIPF3 gene encoding protein YIPF3 isoform X1, producing the protein MATTAAPAGGARSGAGPEWGGFEENIQGGGSAVIDMENMDDTSGSSFEDMGELHQRLREEEVDADAAAAEEEDGEFLGMKGFKGQLSRQVADQMWQAGKRQASRAFSLYANIDILRPYFDVEPAQVRSRLLESMIPIKMVNFPQKIAGELYGPLMLVFTLVAILLHGMKTSDTIIREGTLMGTAIGTCFGYWLGVSSFIYFLAYLCNAQITMLQMLALLGYGLFGHCIVLFITYNIHLHALFYLFWLLVGGLSTLRMVAVLVSRTVGPTQRLLLCGTLAALHMLFLLYLHFAYHKVVEGILDTLEGPNIPPMQRVPRDIPAALPAARLPATVLNATAKAVMVTLQSH; encoded by the exons ATGGCAACTACAGCGGCGCCGGCCGGCGGCGCCCGAAGCGGGGCTGGTCCGGAATGGGGAGGGTTCGAAGAAAACATCCAG GGTGGAGGCTCAGCTGTGATTGACATGGAGAACATGGATGATACCTCAGGCTCCAGCTTCGAGGACATGGGTGAGTTGCATCAGCGCCTGCGCGAGGAAGAAGTAGATGCCGATGCAGCTGCTGCGGAAGAGGAGGATGGGGAGTTCCTGGGCATGAAGGGCTTCAAGGGACAGCTGAGCCGGCAGGTGGCTGATCAG ATGTGGCAGGCAGGGAAGAGACAAGCCTCCAGGGCCTTCAGCTTGTACGCCAACATCGACATCCTGAGACCCTACTTTGATGTGGAGCCTGCCCAGGTGCGAAGCAG gCTCCTGGAGTCCATGATCCCTATCAAGATGGTCAACTTCCCCCAG AAAATCGCAGGTGAACTCTATGGACCTCTCATGCTGGTCTTCACGCTGGTTGCCATCCTCCTCCATGGGATGAAGACATCTGACACCATTATT CGGGAGGGCACCCTGATGGGTACAGCCATTGGCACCTGCTTCGGCTACTGGCTGGGTGTCTCGTCTTTCATTTACTTCCTCGCCTACCTGTGCAACGCCCAGATCACCATGCTCCAGATGCTGGCATTGCTG GGCTATGGCCTCTTTGGGCACTGCATTGTCCTGTTCATCACCTATAACATCCACCTCCATGCCCTCTTCTACCTCTTCTGGTTGCTGGTGGGTGGACTGTCTACTCTACGCATG GTGGCAGTGTTGGTGTCACGGACTGTGGGCCCCACACAGCGGCTGCTCCTCTGTGGCACCCTGGCCGCCCTACACATGCTTTTCCTGCTCTATCTGCATTTTGCCTACCACAAGGTGGTAGAGG GGATCCTGGACACGCTGGAAGGCCCCAACATCCCGCCTATGCAGAGGGTCCCCAGAGACATCCCTGCCGCGCTCCCTGCTGCTAGGCTTCCTGCCACCGTGCTCAATGCCACAGCCAAGGCTGTTATGGTGACCCTGCAGTCACACTGA
- the POLR1C gene encoding DNA-directed RNA polymerases I and III subunit RPAC1 isoform X1, translated as MAAAQAVEEMRTRVVLGEFGVRNVHTTDFPGNYSGYDDAWDQDRFEKNFRVDVVHLDENSLEFDMVGIDAAIANAFRRILLAEVPTMAVEKVLVYNNTSIVQDEILAHRLGLIPIHADPRLFEYRNQGDEEGTEIDTLQFRLQVRCTRNPHAAKDSSDPNELYVNHKVYTRHMTWVPLGNQADLFPEGTIRPVHDDILIAQLRPGQEIDLLMHCVKGIGKDHAKFSPVATASYRLLPDITLLEPVEGDAAEELRRCFSPGVIEVQEVQGKKVARVANPRLDTFSREVFRNEKLKKVVRLARVRDHYIFSVESTGVLPPEVLVSEAIKVLMGKCQRFLDELDAVQMD; from the exons ATGGCGGCTGCTCAGGCGGTGGAAGAAATGCGGACCCGCGTGGTTCTAGGGGAGTTCGGGGTTCGCAAT GTTCATACAACTGACTTTCCTGGTAACTATTCGGGTTATGATGATGCCTGGGACCAAGACCGCTTCGAGAAG AATTTCCGTGTGGATGTAGTGCACTTGGATGAAAACTCATTGGAGTTTGACATGGTGGGAATTGATGCAGCCATTGCCAATGCTTTTCGGCGCATTTTATTAGCTGAG GTGCCAACCATGGCTGTGGAAAAGGTCCTGGTGTACAACAACACGTCCATTGTCCAGGATGAGATCCTTGCTCATCGCTTGGGGCTCATTCCCATTCATGCTGATCCCCGTCTTTTTGAATATCGGAACCaag GAGACGAAGAAGGTACAGAGATAGATACTCTACAGTTTCGGCTTCAGGTCAGGTGCACTCGGAACCCCCACGCTGCTAAAGATTCCTCTGACCCCAATGAACTCTATGTGAACCATAAAG TGTACACCAGGCACATGACATGGGTGCCCCTGGGGAATCAGGCTGACCTCTTCCCAGAGGGCACGATCAGACCAGTGCATGATGATATTCTCATCGCTCAGCTACGGCCTGGCCAGGAGATTGACTTACTCATGCACTGTGTCAAGGGCATTG GCAAGGATCATGCCAAGTTTTCACCTGTGGCAACAGCCAGTTACAGGCTTCTGCCAGACATCACCCTGCTTGAGCCTGTGGAAGGGGATGCAGCGGAGGAGCTGAGGCGGTGCTTCTCGCCTGGTGTTATTGAGGTGCAGGAAGTCCAAG GTAAAAAGGTGGCCAGAGTTGCCAATCCCCGGCTAGATACCTTCAGCAGAGAAGTGTTCCGGAACGAGAAGCTAAAGAAGGTTGTACGACTTGCTCGAGTTCGGGACCACTATATCT TTTCTGTCGAGTCAACAGGGGTGTTGCCACCAGAGGTGCTAGTGAGTGAAGCCATCAAGGTACTGATGGGGAAGTGCCAACGGTTCTTGGATGAACTAGATGCAGTTCAGATGGACTGA